TTGCTGCTTAAGGCTGGTGCTGACATTAACGTTCAAGATGAGTACGATGAAACTCCCTTCAATTTAGCAATACGTCGTAAAAATGGTGAAATGGTTAAAGCCTTATTAGAAGCAAACCCAGACCTTGTTATTAAAGATGATACGGGTCTAATTAACGGCTTACTCTATTAGAAGTGGCTTCTAAATCTGCTAAGGGTATAGAAGAGATAATTAAAGAATATATAAATAAAAAACGTGCATTATTATTAAGTCAACTAGAGCAAAATGGTTATTAGCTTGTTGTTCTAGCATTAAAAGATGGCTCTATTGTAGATTCAGTCGATAAAGATGGTAATAATTGGTTGCATTATGCTATACAAGCTAGAAATTCAAACGTAATGAATGTATTGGTATCTCTTCTTGATGGGCAATCATTAAACAAATTGTTAAATAGATCAAATAATCAAGGTGTGACTCCAATACAGTTAGCTTTAGAAAAAGGAATTGTGCATGAAATATTGATACCTCAAAGTTTAAAGAATTAATTTAATAAAAAGATACAATAAGGGCGGTTACCTAAGGAACCGCCCTTATTATAAGATAACGTTATATTTAATCTAATTACCCGTATAAGTAACCTTGCTCGTGGCAAATGAAAAGTAGTTGTTGTCGTTTGTTTTATTGAGTGCACCGGAAAACCCCGTTGCTTTAGCACGGGGATGCAAGGTGCTTTTTGTCTGTATTTAGTGTATACTTAAAGAATGGAAATACTACAAAAAGTCTTCACTTATAAGCTTGATCCTTCACGTTCTACGCAGCAACTCTTTATCCAATGTGCTGGCTCTACTCGTTATATCTATAATTATGGATTAGCGCTACTTAAGCATGCTCTTGAGACAGAAAAAAAGCTGTTAAGCTATAAAGATATAGCAAATAAGTTACCAGGTCTTAAAAAACAGTAAGAGACAAGTTGGCTTAAAAAGCTCCCTTCTCAAATTCTGCAGCAGG
This genomic window from Candidatus Dependentiae bacterium contains:
- a CDS encoding helix-turn-helix domain-containing protein, which codes for MEILQKVFTYKLDPSRSTQQLFIQCAGSTRYIYNYGLALLKHALETEKKLLSYKDIANKLPGLKKQ
- a CDS encoding ankyrin repeat domain-containing protein, whose amino-acid sequence is LLLKAGADINVQDEYDETPFNLAIRRKNGEMVKALLEANPDLVIKDDTGLINGLLY